The proteins below are encoded in one region of Stenotrophomonas bentonitica:
- a CDS encoding PilZ domain-containing protein → MSDQRPSDIHHPAESELFDETLSCDLALPAEFRLGSAVIRPGSAETLLRSVALVEDARVDDGHDERGDSAQLQRLEAKLDLTMVLLGRLVRQSSQELDLRPLRWSRRGIRLELGTRTGAPTGSLGVIRLQPCDWLPDHIDLPVSILAEAASGAGSCFLWLRFQPMSEALEMALERHLFRLHRRQVAESRRSR, encoded by the coding sequence ATGAGCGATCAGCGCCCCAGCGACATCCATCATCCGGCCGAAAGCGAGCTGTTCGATGAAACGCTGAGCTGCGACCTGGCCCTGCCGGCCGAGTTCCGGCTGGGCAGCGCGGTGATCCGCCCGGGCAGCGCCGAAACCCTGCTGCGCAGCGTGGCGCTGGTTGAAGACGCCCGCGTCGACGACGGCCATGACGAACGCGGCGACAGCGCCCAGCTGCAGCGCCTGGAAGCCAAGCTCGACCTGACCATGGTGCTGCTCGGCCGGCTGGTCCGGCAGAGCAGCCAGGAACTGGACCTGCGCCCTCTGCGCTGGTCGCGCCGCGGCATCCGCCTGGAGCTGGGCACCCGCACCGGCGCGCCGACCGGCAGCCTGGGCGTGATCCGCCTGCAGCCCTGCGACTGGCTGCCCGACCACATCGACCTGCCCGTCTCGATCCTGGCCGAAGCGGCCAGCGGCGCCGGCTCCTGCTTCCTGTGGCTGCGCTTCCAGCCGATGAGCGAGGCGCTGGAAATGGCGCTCGAGCGCCACCTGTTCAGGCTTCATCGGCGGCAGGTAGCAGAAAGCCGCCGCAGCCGCTGA
- a CDS encoding flagellin, producing the protein MAQVINTNTMSLNAQRNLSTSGSSLATTIQRLSSGLRINSAKDDAAGLAISERFGTQIRGTDVAIRNANDGISLAQVAEGALSEIGNNLQRVRELAVQASNATNSATDRKALQAEVTQLVSEIDRVAKQSDFNGTKLLDGSFTSQLFQVGANAGQAIAINNVVDAKASSLGNAKFAPAVSSTADVATITDLTGVTINGITIGTISGTTTAEFAASAAAQINNQIGETGVYAEVVTTAGTPDTHRLKLTPVEADRDLVITGAAQLNLANSTAAAPSSVAATATGAVVKDLDVSSYVGAQKALEVVDKALESVNSVRADLGAIQNRFTSVVANLQTSTENLSASRSRIRDTDFAKETAELTRTQILQQAGTAMLAQANQVPQNVLSLLQR; encoded by the coding sequence ATGGCACAGGTAATCAACACCAATACGATGTCGCTCAACGCTCAGCGCAACCTGAGCACCAGCGGCAGCTCGCTCGCGACCACCATCCAGCGCCTCTCGTCCGGCCTGCGCATCAACAGCGCGAAGGACGACGCCGCCGGCCTGGCCATCTCCGAGCGCTTCGGCACCCAGATCCGCGGCACCGACGTCGCGATCCGCAATGCCAACGACGGCATCTCGCTGGCACAGGTCGCCGAAGGCGCGCTGAGCGAGATCGGCAACAACCTGCAGCGCGTCCGCGAACTGGCCGTGCAGGCCTCCAACGCGACCAACTCGGCCACCGACCGCAAGGCCCTGCAGGCCGAAGTCACCCAGCTGGTCAGCGAAATCGACCGCGTCGCCAAGCAGTCCGACTTCAACGGCACCAAGCTGCTGGACGGCAGCTTCACCAGCCAGCTGTTCCAGGTGGGCGCCAACGCCGGCCAGGCCATCGCCATCAACAACGTGGTCGACGCCAAGGCCAGCTCGCTGGGCAACGCCAAGTTCGCCCCGGCCGTGAGCAGCACCGCTGACGTGGCCACGATCACGGACCTGACCGGCGTCACCATCAACGGCATCACCATCGGCACCATCAGCGGCACCACCACCGCCGAGTTCGCCGCATCGGCCGCCGCGCAGATCAACAACCAGATCGGCGAAACCGGCGTCTACGCCGAAGTGGTCACCACCGCCGGCACCCCGGACACCCACCGCCTGAAGCTGACCCCGGTGGAAGCCGACCGCGACCTGGTCATCACCGGCGCCGCCCAGCTCAACCTGGCCAACTCCACCGCCGCCGCGCCCAGCTCGGTTGCCGCCACCGCCACCGGCGCGGTGGTCAAGGACCTGGACGTGTCCTCCTACGTCGGCGCGCAGAAGGCGCTGGAAGTGGTCGACAAGGCACTGGAATCGGTCAACAGCGTGCGCGCCGACCTCGGCGCGATCCAGAACCGCTTCACCTCCGTCGTCGCCAACCTGCAGACCTCCACGGAGAACCTGTCGGCCTCGCGCAGCCGCATCCGCGATACCGACTTCGCCAAGGAAACCGCAGAACTGACCCGCACCCAGATCCTGCAGCAGGCCGGCACGGCCATGCTGGCCCAGGCCAACCAGGTGCCCCAGAACGTGCTCAGCCTGCTGCAGCGCTGA
- a CDS encoding flagellin, with protein MAQVINTNTMSLNAQRNLSTSGSSLATTIQRLSSGSRINSAKDDAAGLAISERFGTQIRGTDVAIRNANDGISLAQVAEGSLTEIGNNLQRVRELSVQASNATNSASDRKALQAEVTQLVSEIDRVAKQSDFNGTKLLDGSFSSQLFQVGANAGQAIAIDKVVDAKANALGGAQFATGTITPAAAANAAADVAITGLSITDSKGNKVDFDNLTVKSAGSVLATGTAAVNALASHINAKIGETGVYAEVNDAGTGVTLTSVKDSVDKDGAYKAFTVAATNATYVDANTPAAPPAKQFADAIDVSTVKGAQQSLEIVDKALSAINNTRADLGAVQNRFTSVVANLQTSSENLSASRSRIKDTDFAKETAELTRTQILQQAGTAMLAQANQVPQNVLSLLR; from the coding sequence ATGGCACAAGTCATCAATACCAACACGATGTCGTTGAATGCTCAGCGCAACCTGAGCACCAGCGGCAGCTCGTTGGCCACCACCATCCAGCGCCTGTCCTCGGGTTCGCGCATCAACAGCGCGAAGGACGACGCGGCAGGCCTGGCGATCTCCGAGCGCTTCGGCACCCAGATCCGCGGTACCGACGTGGCCATCCGCAATGCCAACGACGGCATCTCGCTGGCCCAGGTCGCCGAAGGTTCGCTGACTGAAATCGGCAACAACCTGCAGCGCGTCCGCGAGCTGTCGGTGCAGGCCTCCAACGCCACCAACTCGGCCAGCGACCGCAAGGCGCTACAGGCCGAAGTGACCCAGCTGGTCAGCGAAATCGACCGCGTCGCCAAGCAGTCGGACTTCAACGGCACCAAGCTGCTGGACGGCTCGTTCTCCAGCCAGCTGTTCCAGGTCGGCGCCAACGCAGGCCAGGCCATTGCCATCGACAAGGTCGTGGACGCCAAGGCCAATGCCCTGGGCGGCGCCCAGTTCGCCACCGGTACGATCACCCCGGCTGCTGCGGCCAACGCCGCGGCCGACGTGGCCATCACCGGCCTGAGCATCACCGACAGCAAGGGCAACAAGGTCGACTTCGACAACCTGACCGTAAAGAGCGCCGGCAGCGTGTTGGCCACCGGTACTGCCGCCGTCAACGCACTGGCCTCGCACATCAATGCCAAGATCGGCGAAACCGGTGTGTACGCCGAGGTGAATGACGCCGGCACCGGTGTGACCCTGACCTCGGTCAAGGACAGCGTGGACAAGGACGGTGCCTACAAGGCCTTCACCGTAGCCGCCACCAACGCGACCTACGTCGATGCCAACACCCCGGCGGCGCCCCCGGCCAAGCAGTTCGCCGACGCGATCGACGTGTCCACGGTCAAGGGCGCCCAGCAGTCGCTGGAAATCGTCGACAAGGCACTGAGCGCGATCAACAACACCCGCGCCGACCTCGGTGCGGTGCAGAACCGCTTCACCTCGGTGGTGGCCAACCTGCAGACCTCCTCGGAAAACCTGTCCGCCTCGCGCAGCCGCATCAAGGACACGGACTTTGCCAAGGAAACCGCTGAGCTGACCCGCACCCAGATCCTGCAGCAGGCCGGTACGGCCATGCTGGCCCAGGCCAACCAGGTGCCGCAGAACGTGCTCAGCCTGCTGCGCTGA
- a CDS encoding flagellin — translation MAQVINTNTMSLNAQRNLSTSGSSLATTIQRLSSGSRINSAKDDAAGLAISERFGTQIRGTDVAIRNANDGISLAQVAEGSLTEIGNNLQRVRELSVQASNATNSASDRKALQAEVTQLVSEIDRVAKQSDFNGTKLLDGSFSSQLFQVGANAGQAIAIDKVVDAKANALGGAQFATLAVAKQAAADDTATTIDEFTITDSKGTAVKFAELVVPSAGDEAANEVAAGKALAAHINAKIGETGIYAEADDAGALTLTSVKDSVDKDGAAALFTTTDLAGAATAAVQGSKEFADSIDVSTVKGAQQALEIVDKALSAINNTRADLGAVQNRFTSVVANLQTSSENLSASRSRIKDTDFAKETAELTRTQILQQAGTAMLAQANQVPQNVLSLLR, via the coding sequence ATGGCACAAGTCATCAACACCAATACGATGTCGTTGAACGCTCAGCGCAACCTGAGCACCAGCGGCAGCTCCCTGGCCACCACCATCCAGCGCCTGTCCTCGGGTTCGCGCATCAACAGCGCCAAGGACGACGCGGCAGGCCTGGCGATTTCCGAGCGCTTCGGCACCCAGATCCGTGGTACCGACGTGGCCATCCGCAATGCCAACGACGGCATCTCGCTGGCCCAGGTCGCCGAAGGTTCGTTGACTGAAATCGGCAACAACCTGCAGCGCGTCCGCGAGCTGTCGGTGCAGGCCTCCAACGCCACCAACTCTGCCAGCGACCGCAAGGCGCTGCAGGCCGAAGTGACCCAGCTGGTCAGCGAAATCGACCGCGTCGCCAAGCAGTCGGACTTCAACGGCACCAAGCTGCTGGACGGCTCGTTCTCCAGCCAGCTGTTCCAGGTCGGCGCCAATGCCGGCCAGGCCATCGCCATCGACAAGGTCGTGGACGCCAAGGCCAATGCCCTGGGTGGCGCGCAGTTCGCGACGTTGGCAGTCGCCAAGCAGGCCGCTGCCGACGACACCGCAACCACCATCGACGAGTTCACCATCACCGACAGCAAGGGCACGGCAGTCAAGTTCGCCGAGCTGGTGGTGCCGAGTGCGGGTGATGAAGCAGCAAACGAAGTGGCTGCTGGCAAGGCGCTGGCCGCGCACATCAATGCCAAGATCGGCGAAACCGGCATCTATGCCGAAGCCGACGATGCCGGCGCGCTGACCCTGACCTCGGTCAAGGACAGCGTGGACAAGGACGGCGCGGCGGCGTTGTTCACCACCACCGATCTTGCTGGCGCCGCCACTGCTGCCGTACAGGGCAGCAAGGAGTTCGCCGACTCGATCGACGTGTCCACGGTCAAGGGTGCCCAGCAGGCGCTGGAAATCGTCGACAAGGCACTGAGCGCGATCAACAACACCCGCGCCGACCTCGGTGCGGTGCAGAACCGCTTCACCTCGGTGGTCGCAAACCTGCAGACCTCCTCGGAAAACCTGTCCGCCTCGCGCAGCCGCATCAAGGACACGGATTTCGCCAAGGAAACCGCAGAACTCACCCGCACCCAGATCCTGCAGCAGGCCGGCACGGCCATGCTGGCCCAGGCCAACCAGGTGCCGCAGAACGTGCTCAGCCTGCTGCGCTGA
- a CDS encoding response regulator: MRVLIVDDHTLVRAGLSRLLQGFTDVDVAAEASNAEQALQMALLHSPDVILMDLSLPGRTGLEALSDILVRAPGTRVVMMTMHDDAVHVRDALDRGAVGFVVKDAAPQELELALRAAHAGQVFLSPQISAKMLAPMLGKEKPVGVAALSPRQREILRQIGKGESNKEIAADLGISVKTVETHRARMMESLGCRRANDLLLLAARHQHELE; the protein is encoded by the coding sequence GTGCGCGTTCTCATCGTCGACGATCACACCCTGGTCCGCGCCGGCCTCAGTCGCCTGCTTCAGGGCTTTACCGACGTGGACGTGGCCGCCGAGGCCAGCAACGCCGAGCAGGCCCTGCAGATGGCGCTGCTGCATTCGCCCGACGTGATCCTGATGGACCTGTCCCTGCCCGGCCGCACCGGGCTGGAAGCGCTGAGCGACATCCTGGTGCGTGCCCCCGGCACCCGCGTGGTGATGATGACCATGCACGACGACGCGGTGCACGTGCGCGACGCGCTGGACCGCGGCGCGGTCGGCTTCGTGGTCAAGGACGCCGCCCCGCAGGAGCTGGAACTGGCGCTGCGCGCCGCGCATGCCGGGCAGGTATTCCTGAGCCCGCAGATCTCGGCCAAGATGCTGGCGCCCATGCTGGGCAAGGAAAAGCCGGTCGGCGTGGCCGCATTGTCGCCACGCCAGCGCGAGATCCTGCGCCAGATCGGCAAGGGCGAGAGCAACAAGGAAATCGCCGCCGACCTCGGCATCAGCGTCAAGACCGTGGAGACCCACCGGGCGCGCATGATGGAGTCGCTGGGCTGCCGCCGCGCCAACGACCTGCTGCTGCTGGCCGCCCGCCACCAGCACGAACTGGAATAA
- the fliS gene encoding flagellar export chaperone FliS, with protein MYGSNRQFTEQYRKVGVQSSITDADPHKLVALLLSGALERVRLAQACLEGGDQARKGKAIGEVCAIVGHLNGSLDHEAGGEIAGNLSALYDYVMQRLTEANLHNDPEALRESLELLGEIDSAWNAIPHDQRQPAAVAL; from the coding sequence ATGTACGGTTCCAACCGTCAATTCACCGAGCAGTACCGCAAGGTCGGCGTGCAGAGCTCGATCACCGATGCCGACCCGCACAAGCTGGTCGCGCTGCTGCTGTCCGGCGCGCTGGAACGCGTGCGCCTGGCCCAGGCCTGCCTGGAAGGCGGCGACCAGGCGCGCAAGGGCAAGGCGATCGGCGAGGTCTGCGCGATCGTGGGCCACCTCAACGGCTCGCTGGACCATGAGGCCGGTGGTGAAATCGCCGGCAATCTGTCGGCCCTGTACGATTACGTCATGCAGCGCCTGACCGAAGCCAACCTGCACAACGACCCCGAAGCCCTGCGCGAGTCGCTGGAGCTGCTGGGCGAGATCGATTCGGCCTGGAATGCGATTCCGCACGACCAGCGCCAGCCGGCCGCGGTCGCGCTGTGA
- a CDS encoding flagellin has product MAQVINTNTMSLNAQRNLSTSGSSLATTIQRLSSGSRINSAKDDAAGLAISERFGTQIRGTDVAIRNANDGISLAQVAEGSLTEIGNNLQRVRELSVQASNATNSASDRKALQAEVTQLVSEIDRVAKQSDFNGTKLLDGSFSSQLFQVGANAGQAIAIDKVVDAKANALGGAQFVTATVAAPTITAGAATQAAFSLTSASGTVSFDELKLTDTTAAKAGQALATHINAKIGETGVLAEADATTGALTLTSVKDSVNSAGTVVQLSGTGITLAGNTTAPTKQFTDAIDVSTVKGAQQSLEIVDKALSAINSTRADLGAVQNRFTSVVANLQTSSENLSASRSRIKDTDFAKETAELTRTQILQQAGTAMLAQANQVPQNVLSLLR; this is encoded by the coding sequence ATGGCACAAGTCATCAACACCAACACGATGTCGTTGAACGCTCAGCGCAACCTGAGCACCAGCGGCAGCTCCCTGGCCACCACCATCCAGCGCCTGTCGTCCGGTTCGCGCATCAACAGCGCCAAGGACGACGCGGCCGGCCTGGCGATCTCCGAGCGCTTCGGCACCCAGATCCGCGGCACCGACGTGGCCATCCGCAATGCCAACGACGGCATCTCGCTGGCCCAGGTCGCCGAAGGTTCGCTGACCGAAATCGGCAACAACCTGCAGCGCGTCCGCGAGCTGTCGGTGCAGGCCTCCAACGCCACCAACTCCGCCAGCGACCGCAAGGCGCTGCAGGCCGAAGTGACCCAGCTGGTCAGCGAAATCGACCGCGTCGCCAAGCAGTCGGACTTCAACGGCACCAAGCTGCTGGACGGCTCGTTCTCCAGCCAGCTGTTCCAGGTCGGTGCCAATGCCGGCCAGGCGATTGCCATCGACAAGGTCGTGGATGCCAAGGCCAATGCCTTGGGCGGCGCCCAGTTCGTGACCGCCACGGTTGCCGCCCCGACCATCACCGCTGGCGCCGCCACCCAGGCCGCGTTCTCGCTGACCAGCGCCTCGGGCACGGTGTCGTTCGACGAGCTGAAGCTCACCGACACCACCGCCGCCAAGGCCGGTCAGGCGCTGGCCACGCACATCAACGCGAAGATCGGCGAAACCGGCGTCCTTGCTGAAGCCGACGCCACCACCGGCGCGCTGACCCTGACCTCGGTCAAGGACAGCGTGAACTCGGCCGGTACGGTAGTGCAGCTGAGCGGCACGGGCATCACGCTGGCTGGCAACACCACGGCGCCGACCAAGCAGTTCACCGACGCGATCGACGTGTCCACGGTCAAGGGTGCCCAGCAGTCGCTGGAAATCGTCGACAAGGCACTGAGCGCGATCAACAGCACCCGCGCCGACCTCGGTGCGGTGCAGAACCGCTTCACCTCAGTGGTGGCCAACCTGCAGACCTCCTCGGAAAACCTGTCCGCCTCGCGCAGCCGCATCAAGGACACGGATTTCGCCAAGGAAACCGCAGAGCTGACCCGCACCCAGATCCTGCAGCAGGCCGGTACGGCCATGCTGGCCCAGGCCAACCAGGTGCCGCAGAACGTGCTCAGCCTGCTGCGCTGA
- the fliD gene encoding flagellar filament capping protein FliD: protein MADFGYGGIGSGLDISGMVASLVAADRKPADNALNLQQSKAKMQLSAVGTVKSAFDVLSTSLKALKASTAFDARLFNVTKSGTDDILTASGTNDAATGTHVVKVEQLATANKWIADTAIPKTKTFGAGTLTLDVGVGDKMKSLDIQVEADDTLSSIRTKIDKAARSLGVQTTLIASGDDQYLSLSQEKSGTANAIKLRAGSGNADLTALAASMSERTPAADAKLTIDGVAVVASENTVTDVVPGLTLNLKKVGESNVTISSDVAAARKVMQDFVTAYNGALAAINTATKYDIENKEPSSLTGDAQMRGAASQLRSMMSGVLKDLAANGLDPKTLGLQTRAYPNADGSLVLDNTKFEAALVNQAGAVRQAFTGDDGAATKLFNMVDGYTSTTVGKEGAFVSRTKSINATLTDIDKRRKALDTRMAGVEERYKKQFLALDALMGKLSQSSSALSQQLSQLSG from the coding sequence GTGGCTGACTTTGGTTACGGCGGCATCGGTTCGGGACTGGACATTTCCGGCATGGTGGCCAGCCTGGTCGCGGCCGACCGCAAGCCGGCGGACAACGCACTGAACCTGCAGCAGTCCAAGGCCAAGATGCAGTTGTCGGCCGTGGGCACGGTCAAGTCCGCGTTCGACGTGCTGAGCACCTCCTTGAAGGCGCTCAAGGCCTCCACCGCCTTCGACGCGCGCCTGTTCAACGTGACCAAGAGCGGCACCGACGACATCCTGACCGCCAGCGGCACCAACGATGCCGCCACCGGCACCCACGTGGTCAAGGTCGAGCAACTGGCGACCGCCAACAAGTGGATCGCCGACACCGCCATCCCCAAGACCAAGACCTTCGGCGCCGGAACCCTGACGCTGGACGTCGGCGTGGGCGACAAGATGAAGTCGCTCGACATCCAGGTCGAGGCCGACGACACCCTGTCCTCGATCCGCACCAAGATCGACAAGGCCGCCCGCAGCCTGGGCGTGCAGACCACCCTGATCGCCTCCGGCGACGACCAGTACCTGTCGCTGTCGCAGGAAAAGTCCGGCACCGCCAACGCGATCAAGCTCCGGGCCGGCAGCGGCAACGCCGACCTGACCGCGCTGGCCGCCAGCATGTCCGAGCGCACCCCCGCCGCCGACGCCAAGTTGACCATCGACGGCGTGGCCGTGGTCGCCAGCGAGAACACCGTCACCGACGTGGTCCCGGGCCTGACCCTGAACCTGAAGAAGGTCGGCGAAAGCAACGTCACCATCAGCAGCGACGTCGCCGCCGCGCGCAAGGTCATGCAGGACTTCGTGACCGCCTACAACGGCGCGCTCGCGGCGATCAACACGGCGACCAAGTACGACATCGAGAACAAGGAGCCCTCCTCGCTGACTGGCGACGCGCAGATGCGCGGTGCCGCCAGCCAGCTGCGCTCGATGATGAGCGGCGTGCTCAAGGACCTGGCCGCCAACGGCCTGGACCCCAAGACCCTGGGCCTGCAGACCCGCGCCTACCCGAACGCGGACGGCAGCCTGGTGCTGGACAACACCAAGTTCGAAGCGGCCCTGGTCAACCAGGCCGGCGCGGTGCGCCAGGCCTTCACGGGCGACGACGGTGCGGCCACCAAGCTGTTCAACATGGTCGACGGCTACACCAGCACCACGGTCGGCAAGGAAGGCGCGTTCGTTTCCCGCACCAAAAGCATCAATGCCACGCTGACCGACATCGACAAGCGCCGCAAGGCGCTGGACACGCGCATGGCGGGCGTCGAAGAACGCTACAAGAAGCAGTTCCTGGCGCTGGACGCCCTGATGGGCAAGCTCAGCCAGAGCAGCTCCGCGCTGAGCCAGCAGCTGAGCCAGCTGTCGGGTTGA
- the rpoN gene encoding RNA polymerase factor sigma-54, whose amino-acid sequence MKPTMSTQLGQQLHLTPQLLQSIRLLQLDGMQLELEIRRALETNPLLELEDAPAQEAATTSEAGTTVEVAAFDELPEPAMWDVAGASWHDGDDDRLQRIAADESSDPQLRALQRLSLELDARELAVARFWLEHCDDAGYLDAPLSQLTLLASAHCDVDAAGVEVVRQQILHGDPAGLAAQDLHECLSVQLRALHGRVPARHLAQRVLDNGLEALAAHDYPALARQLDAEVADIHEAVRLILSLQPRPGDSLLPDSTGAVIPDVVAWHADGQWRVALNPATSRRLSINPTYENALADAGDSGQPLRDMLQEARWLTRGLSMRYDTLLRTTRVIIERQAGFLTRGEEAMAPLTLKEVADAIGMHESTVSRITTGKYLQTPRGTLELKHFFAVRLEGASVSGQAVKAMVRRLIDAEPAGKPLADEAIAGLLSRQGVNIARRTVAKYREQLDIAPARERRRHSARTPLLARVG is encoded by the coding sequence ATGAAGCCGACCATGTCGACCCAGCTGGGTCAGCAGCTCCACCTCACGCCGCAACTGCTGCAGTCGATCCGACTGCTGCAGCTGGACGGCATGCAGCTGGAGCTGGAGATCCGCCGCGCCCTGGAAACCAACCCGCTGCTGGAGCTTGAAGACGCCCCCGCGCAGGAAGCGGCGACCACCAGCGAGGCCGGCACCACGGTGGAAGTGGCCGCGTTCGACGAACTGCCCGAACCGGCGATGTGGGACGTGGCCGGTGCCAGCTGGCACGACGGCGACGATGACCGCCTGCAGCGCATTGCCGCCGACGAGTCCAGCGACCCGCAGCTGCGCGCCCTGCAGCGCCTGTCGCTGGAACTGGACGCCCGCGAGCTGGCGGTGGCCCGGTTCTGGCTGGAGCACTGCGACGACGCCGGTTACCTGGACGCCCCCCTGTCCCAGCTGACCCTGCTGGCCAGCGCCCACTGCGATGTCGACGCCGCCGGCGTGGAAGTGGTGCGCCAGCAGATCCTGCACGGCGACCCGGCCGGGCTGGCCGCGCAGGACCTGCACGAATGCCTGTCGGTGCAGCTGCGCGCCCTGCACGGCCGCGTGCCGGCCCGCCACCTGGCCCAGCGCGTGCTGGACAACGGCCTGGAGGCCCTGGCCGCCCACGACTACCCCGCCCTCGCCCGCCAGCTCGACGCCGAAGTGGCCGACATCCACGAAGCGGTCCGCCTGATCCTGTCGCTGCAGCCGCGCCCGGGCGACAGCCTGCTGCCGGACAGCACCGGCGCGGTCATCCCCGACGTGGTCGCCTGGCACGCCGACGGCCAGTGGCGCGTGGCCCTGAACCCGGCCACCAGCCGCCGCCTCAGCATCAACCCCACCTATGAGAACGCCCTGGCTGATGCCGGCGACAGCGGCCAGCCGCTGCGCGACATGCTGCAGGAAGCCCGCTGGCTGACCCGCGGCCTGTCGATGCGCTACGACACCCTGCTGCGCACCACCCGGGTCATCATCGAGCGCCAGGCCGGTTTCCTGACCCGCGGCGAAGAGGCGATGGCGCCGCTGACCCTGAAGGAAGTGGCCGACGCCATCGGCATGCACGAGTCCACCGTCTCGCGCATCACCACCGGCAAGTACCTGCAGACCCCGCGCGGCACCCTGGAGCTGAAGCACTTCTTCGCGGTGCGGCTGGAAGGCGCCAGCGTCTCCGGCCAGGCCGTGAAGGCCATGGTCCGCCGCCTGATCGACGCCGAACCGGCCGGCAAACCGCTGGCCGACGAAGCCATTGCGGGACTTCTGTCACGCCAGGGGGTGAATATTGCCCGCCGAACCGTTGCAAAATACCGCGAACAACTGGACATCGCGCCGGCCCGTGAACGCCGCCGGCACAGTGCCCGCACCCCGCTACTGGCCCGGGTGGGCTGA